One Prunus dulcis chromosome 7, ALMONDv2, whole genome shotgun sequence DNA segment encodes these proteins:
- the LOC117634392 gene encoding ninja-family protein mc410 — protein MEDENGLELSLGLSCGGSSAKFKGKSGAPSNTKAEEGDRSTKLVDDFKDFLHGGAQKQDSSSSSQRSDSVKPKENFFNDLSKANVDADASINLNGRGVWVANNNKSDELEEEKRSEAGNKRKSLFDEMNHQKKHERETHYTDVHDKTRTSHISITEDGSTAENEDVADSEVEGSSSVLISQHDEGSKRFVGSGDSSEAQKEVRRFAESSVVDLNGQKRFNISAENKLGNMAYGSPFSVQSVNMMNMPYSLPMKESSSVGATSTSGHPMHGMMQVMPTVTSERSGTQPVNPGNLPVLFGYSPVQLPMLDKDNSWGLVPHTQQFHPSYAGRNPPNSAGMQVISHNSSDVAQYDGRMLERGRGDGKQNVTEEGSSSQAEEDMKVNSTNLRIKDAPDPSTAEDFSLDFSAIKPGIAADIKFGGSGSRPNLPWVSTKGPGPNGRTISGVTYRYGANQIRIVCACHSLHMSPEEFVRHASEEPSNPESGTGMATFPNGNPAASAQS, from the exons ATGGAGGATGAAAATGGACTTGAGCTTAGCTTGGGTCTATCTTGTGGTGGATCATCTGCCAAATTCAAGGGTAAAAGTGGTGCTCCCTCGAATACTAAAGCAGAAGAAGGTGATAGAAGCACCAAACTAGTGGATGATTTTAAGGACTTTCTTCATGGTGGGGCTCAGAAACAAGACTCAAGTAGTAGCTCTCAAAGAAGTGATTCAGTGAAACCTAAGGAAAACTTCTTTAATGACCTTTCCAAGGCCAATGTTGATGCAGATGCGTCAATCAACTTGAACGGGAGAGGAGTCTGGGTTGCCAACAATAACAAGTCTGATGAATTAGAAGAGGAAAAACGGTCAGAGGCTGGAAACAAACGCAAGAGTTTGTTCGACGAGATGAACCATCAAAAGAAGCATGAGAGAGAAACTCATTACACTGATGTGCATGACAAGACGAGAACATCACACATTTCCATAACAGAGGATGGCTCAACTGCTGAAAATGAAGACGTGGCAGATTCTGAAGTGGAGGGTTCATCCTCAGTGCTGATTTCCCAACATGATGAGGGATCTAAGCGATTTGTTGGATCCGGTGACTCTTCCGAAGCTCAGAAGGAGGTTCGCCGGTTTGCTGAATCAAGTGTTGTGGACCTAAATGGGCAGAAGAGGTTTAATATTTCAGCTGAAAATAAGCTTGGGAACATGGCATATGGCAGTCCATTCTCAGTGCAATCAGTAAACATGATGAACATGCCTTACTCTCTTCCTATGAAGGAGTCTAGCTCTGTTGGTGCCACCAGCACATCGGGTCATCCGATGCATGGAATGATGCAGGTGATGCCTACTGTGACTAGTGAGCGATCAGGGACTCAACCTGTGAATCCTGGAAACTTGCCAGTTTTGTTTGGCTATTCACCAGTCCAGCTCCCAATGTTGGATAAGGATAATTCTTGGGGTTTGGTTCCTCACACTCAACAATTCCATCCTTCCTATGCTGGCAGAAATCCACCAAACTCAG CTGGGATGCAAGTAATTTCACATAATTCATCTGATGTAGCACAATATGATGGGAGGATGTTAGAACGTGGCAGAGGCGATGGCAAACAGAATGTCACTGAAGAGGGCTCCTCTTCTCAGGCAGAAGAAGACATGAAAGTAAACAGCACGAACCTCAGGATAAAAGATGCACCTGACCCCTCAACGGCAGAGGACTTCTCTCTTGATTTTTCAGCTATAAAACCAGGTATTGCTGCAGACATAAAATTTGGGGGATCTGGTTCCCGCCCAAATCTGCCATGGGTTTCTACCAAAGGTCCAGGCCCAAACGGTAGGACAATTTCTGGCGTTACTTACAGATATGGGGCAAACCAAATCAGGATAGTTTGTGCTTGCCATAGTTTGCACATGTCCCCCGAAGAGTTTGTTCGTCATGCAAGCGAAGAACCTTCTAATCCCGAAAGTGGCACTGGTATGGCGACGTTTCCAAATGGCAATCCTGCGGCCTCTGCTCAGAGCTGA
- the LOC117635473 gene encoding E3 ubiquitin-protein ligase ATL42-like, whose protein sequence is MYIQFLFSFTECFPKIIRILGQFQNFNFPMFHSSLIVLLLNRVVFHVEAQISGSNFPSDEQSNFEPSVAVVIGILAIMFALTFVLLVYAKFCHRRAYVGGNNHQRTEVISTSSRFSGIDKTVIEALPFFRFSSLRGSKEGLECSVCLSKFEDIEVLRLLPKCKHAFHISCIDHWLEKHSSCPLCRHRVSSEDLTFITYSDSMRVLWNSQSEHRQDSNIEVFVQREEDRRGSSRFSIGSSFRKTEKAVDKEEELLIQEEGADMSKEDQKILHKHKHKIVVSDLEFKNRWSNVSSSDLMFLNSEMLNTMSSNRFSSARLNHEPATATGNEEIMKIREEMEMKRLFENKVSTMNKNASASSPTFPSTSDYIATSAHASRFMNQGEKRSMSEITALSRFGNLGFKNRNKEPSLLENNVKEERMRRLWLPIARRTVQWFANREKRTQQPLDV, encoded by the coding sequence atgtacatacagttccttttttcctttacaGAATGCTTTCCAAAGATTATTAGAATTCTGGGCcagtttcaaaatttcaactttccaatgtttCATTCAAGCTTGATTGTTTTGCTTCTCAACCGTGTGGTCTTCCATGTTGAAGCACAAATCTCAGGGTCAAATTTTCCTTCTGATGAACAGTCTAATTTTGAACCAAGTGTTGCTGTGGTTATTGGTATTCTCGCTATCATGTTCGCGTTAACTTTTGTTCTCCTTGTCTATGCTAAGTTCTGCCATAGAAGAGCTTATGTTGGTGGCAACAATCACCAAAGAACAGAAGTTATCAGCACAAGCTCTCGATTTTCCGGTATTGACAAGACAGTGATTGAGGCACTTCCTTTTTTCAGATTCTCCTCTCTTAGAGGGTCCAAGGAAGGGCTTGAATGTTCAGTCTGCCTGTCAAAATTCGAAGATATTGAAGTTCTCAGATTGCTGCCCAAATGCAAACATGCTTTTCACATTAGCTGCATTGATCACTGGCTGGAAAAGCACTCAAGCTGTCCTCTGTGCAGGCACAGAGTTAGTTCTGAGGACCTAACCTTCATTACCTACTCAGATAGCATGAGGGTCTTGTGGAATAGCCAATCAGAACATCGACAAGACTCAAACATAGAGGTCTTTGTTCAGAGAGAGGAAGATCGCCGCGGTTCTTCAAGGTTCAGCATAGGAAGCAGCTTTCGGAAAACTGAAAAGGCTGTTGATAAAGAAGAGGAATTGCTAATCCAAGAAGAAGGTGCTGATATGTCAAAGGAGGATCAGAAAATCCTGCACAAGCACAAACACAAAATTGTTGTGTCTGATCTTGAGTTTAAGAACAGATGGAGCAATGTGAGTTCCTCTGACCTCATGTTCCTAAATTCTGAGATGCTTAACACAATGTCAAGCAATAGATTCTCTTCCGCACGTTTAAATCATGAGCCTGCAACAGCAACGGGAAATGAGGAGATTATGAAGATTAGGGAGGAGATGGAGATGAAAAGATTGTTTGAGAATAAAGTTAGTACAATGAACAAAAATGCTTCAGCTTCAAGCCCGACTTTTCCTTCCACATCAGATTACATAGCAACTTCAGCCCATGCCTCAAGGTTTATGAATCAAGGTGAGAAAAGATCAATGTCAGAAATCACTGCTCTTTCAAGATTTGGGAATTTAGGTTTTAAGAACAGGAATAAGGAGCCTTCTCTGCTTGAAAACAATGTGAAGGAGGAAAGAATGAGGCGGCTTTGGTTGCCCATTGCCCGAAGAACAGTCCAGTGGTTTGCCAACAGAGAGAAAAGGACTCAACAGCCTTTAGATGTATAA